Proteins from a single region of Chitinivorax sp. B:
- the hutC gene encoding histidine utilization repressor, with protein MTQPRYQAIKSYLLQRIREQTYQPGSKIPPEVQLAEQFGVSRMTVNKAIRDLVGDGMLVRFAGDGTYVADTRAESPLLSVCSIAGEIRRRGHEYDNTVLMLRSEVVDDTIALRLGVRVGTAVYHSMIVHRENGIPIQLEDRYLNPRWVPNYLEQDFADITPNEYLTQACPLSDIEHIVEAIMPDEETQRLLEISPNEPCLLVHRRTWSADRLVSFARLTHPGTRYKLRSQVHVDV; from the coding sequence ATGACACAGCCCCGTTATCAAGCCATCAAATCCTATTTGCTGCAGCGCATTCGCGAACAGACTTACCAGCCGGGGAGCAAGATTCCACCGGAGGTACAGCTGGCCGAGCAGTTTGGCGTCAGTCGGATGACCGTGAACAAGGCCATTCGCGACCTGGTAGGTGATGGCATGCTGGTGCGGTTTGCGGGTGATGGCACTTATGTGGCGGATACCCGTGCAGAATCGCCATTATTGTCGGTATGCAGCATTGCAGGTGAAATCCGCCGTCGTGGCCATGAGTATGACAATACCGTGTTGATGCTACGTAGTGAGGTAGTGGATGACACGATTGCCCTGCGTTTGGGGGTACGGGTAGGTACCGCTGTGTACCATTCGATGATCGTGCACCGGGAGAATGGCATTCCTATCCAGTTGGAAGACCGTTATTTGAATCCGCGCTGGGTACCGAACTATCTTGAGCAGGACTTTGCCGATATCACACCCAATGAGTATTTGACACAAGCCTGCCCCCTTTCGGATATCGAACATATTGTCGAAGCCATCATGCCGGACGAGGAAACTCAGCGCCTACTGGAGATCTCACCAAACGAGCCCTGCCTGTTGGTGCATCGTCGTACATGGTCGGCTGATCGTTTGGTCAGTTTTGCCCGCCTGACCCATCCAGGTACCCGTTATAAGCTCCGTTCGCAGGTTCATGTCGATGTATAA